Proteins encoded within one genomic window of Fibrobacter sp.:
- the folB gene encoding dihydroneopterin aldolase, with protein sequence MVVSSGCISIKDLQFDCIIGTLPYEREAVQPVVLNVDLWLDFSLAARNDDLIHSIDYAQLAEHLQKFIKDSKFQLVETLVLETAKFILDHYPKTQAAQVSVCKPNAIPQSKGAMASIKVTR encoded by the coding sequence ATGGTAGTCAGTAGCGGCTGTATTTCTATAAAAGACCTGCAGTTCGACTGCATCATCGGGACGCTTCCCTACGAAAGGGAGGCCGTTCAGCCCGTGGTGCTAAACGTGGACCTGTGGTTGGACTTTTCACTTGCCGCCCGAAACGACGACCTGATTCACTCCATCGACTACGCCCAGCTGGCAGAACACCTACAAAAGTTTATCAAGGACAGCAAGTTCCAGCTGGTAGAAACGCTGGTGCTGGAAACCGCCAAATTCATTCTGGACCACTACCCCAAGACCCAGGCCGCGCAGGTATCCGTGTGCAAGCCAAACGCCATCCCCCAGAGCAAGGGAGCCATGGCCAGCATTAAGGTGACGAGGTAA
- a CDS encoding MBL fold metallo-hydrolase, which translates to MLLQQFVFNSFGVNGFVLGGDSGEAILIDPSAGREAERKALADYIETKGLKVRHLLNTHLHLDHVLGNAFVERTYGVQPEAHEEDAFLLDLQEEQSGMFGLPLEEPSPALGDYLAEGDIVEVPGIRLQVIHVAGHSPGGIAFYCENPGEVNGQKDVPPLLFPGDILFAGSRGRSDLFGGDEDALVKGIKEKLLVLPEDTIVFPGHGPSTTIGDERRWY; encoded by the coding sequence ATGCTGCTCCAACAATTTGTTTTCAATTCTTTTGGCGTGAACGGCTTTGTGCTGGGTGGCGACTCCGGCGAAGCCATTCTCATAGACCCTAGCGCTGGCCGCGAGGCGGAACGCAAGGCCCTTGCGGACTATATCGAAACGAAGGGTCTGAAGGTGCGGCACCTCTTGAATACCCACCTGCACCTGGACCATGTGCTGGGAAATGCCTTTGTGGAGCGTACTTACGGTGTGCAGCCCGAGGCCCACGAAGAGGACGCCTTCTTGCTGGACTTGCAAGAGGAACAGAGTGGGATGTTTGGCCTGCCGCTGGAGGAACCTTCTCCCGCATTGGGAGACTACCTGGCCGAAGGTGACATCGTGGAAGTGCCGGGCATTCGCCTGCAGGTGATTCACGTGGCGGGACATTCTCCCGGCGGAATCGCTTTTTACTGCGAGAATCCGGGCGAAGTGAACGGCCAGAAAGATGTTCCTCCGCTCCTATTTCCGGGCGACATTTTATTTGCCGGGAGCCGTGGTCGAAGCGATTTGTTTGGCGGCGACGAGGATGCCTTGGTTAAAGGGATAAAGGAAAAATTGTTGGTGCTGCCCGAAGACACCATAGTATTCCCTGGACACGGACCGAGTACAACCATCGGCGATGAACGCCGCTGGTACTAA
- a CDS encoding NAD(P)H-hydrate dehydratase produces MIHEIEDMEKTISELLPTRNEKGDKRAQGCALVIAGSKDMPGAAALCTKAALRSGAGLVTLAAPRRIVPILQAKLSEPVFISLEDSRAGGTNFTKRSPDEIGGIDECDFLKDRHVPVLLKSTKYQQAVAIGPGLGQRQETRTAVRNFVTRCSVPMVIDADGLNSLTASDLKRIDAPAILTPHRREFARLFGELPQEAAALPEFLAGKAKEFGKIILLKNSPILVATPDGEIFAVPAANSGMAKGGSGDVLTGIIVALLAQGCTPADAAVLGALLHQKAGQIARQKLGAFSMLPSDVIECLPQAFQ; encoded by the coding sequence ATGATTCACGAAATCGAGGACATGGAAAAAACCATTTCGGAACTGCTCCCGACACGAAACGAAAAAGGCGACAAACGGGCGCAAGGTTGTGCCCTGGTGATTGCCGGCTCCAAGGACATGCCGGGAGCAGCTGCCCTGTGCACCAAGGCCGCCCTCCGGAGCGGTGCTGGACTTGTAACCCTCGCCGCCCCGAGAAGGATTGTCCCCATCCTGCAAGCGAAACTTTCCGAACCCGTTTTTATAAGTCTTGAAGACAGCCGTGCCGGCGGCACGAATTTTACGAAGCGCTCACCCGACGAAATCGGCGGTATCGACGAATGCGACTTTCTGAAAGACCGACATGTCCCAGTGCTTTTAAAAAGCACAAAATACCAGCAGGCGGTCGCCATCGGGCCGGGACTGGGCCAGAGGCAAGAGACCCGGACCGCCGTCCGGAACTTCGTCACCCGATGCAGCGTGCCCATGGTCATCGACGCCGACGGTCTGAATTCCCTCACGGCAAGCGACCTGAAACGGATAGACGCACCCGCCATCTTGACGCCACACCGGCGGGAATTCGCAAGACTCTTCGGCGAACTTCCGCAAGAGGCCGCCGCGCTTCCTGAATTCCTGGCAGGAAAAGCGAAGGAATTTGGAAAGATAATCCTGCTGAAAAACAGTCCTATTCTGGTCGCCACACCCGACGGAGAAATTTTCGCGGTGCCTGCCGCGAATTCTGGTATGGCCAAGGGCGGCTCCGGAGATGTGCTTACCGGAATCATCGTGGCACTATTGGCCCAAGGTTGCACGCCTGCAGATGCAGCCGTCCTGGGAGCGCTTTTACACCAGAAAGCGGGCCAAATCGCCCGTCAAAAACTGGGAGCTTTCTCCATGCTCCCCAGCGATGTCATTGAATGCCTGCCGCAAGCATTTCAATAA
- a CDS encoding YifB family Mg chelatase-like AAA ATPase has protein sequence MFRRIRSYCLLGIKAIPVSVEVDAALGLPGFTLVGLPDNAVRESRERVVSAIRSVDKVVTGFRTTVNLSPADLRKEGSALDLPLAIGLLTATDELSIPNLEKCVFVGELSLDGLLKGVRGVLSIAMDLIHDKDSILVIPRENEQEASLVEGLRYICADTLKECIDILEQNNEELVCRARGLDRQKFSSGLDVPDFENVVGMEGVKRALEVAAAGGHNFLLVGSPGAGKTLCARCLPGILPEMCDEEILETTRIHSCARRSGDMESFRPVLLRPFRTPHHSASMVALVGGGARLLPGEASLAHNGVLFLDELPEFNRSVLEALREPMEDGEISVSRASGTVVWPARFMMGAAMNPCPCGYSMDPKKVCTCLPDARKRYQEKISGPLLDRIDIQVSVPPVETSQFACGSGAETSAEIRQRVCAAREIQRRRFAGLSFRCNAAMNSEAARRFAQMDGATEKFAVASADKMNLSARGYYRLLKVARTIADLRHSEPVEIPDLAEALRYRAFRG, from the coding sequence ATGTTCCGAAGGATCCGTTCTTATTGCTTGTTGGGCATCAAGGCTATTCCGGTAAGCGTAGAAGTTGATGCTGCGCTTGGATTGCCCGGTTTTACCCTGGTGGGGCTCCCGGACAATGCGGTAAGAGAGTCTAGGGAGCGAGTCGTTTCGGCGATACGTTCCGTGGACAAGGTGGTGACAGGTTTCCGGACAACCGTAAACCTGTCACCCGCGGATTTGCGTAAAGAAGGTAGCGCTCTGGATTTGCCTTTGGCCATTGGGCTCTTGACCGCTACCGACGAGTTGTCCATTCCTAATTTGGAAAAGTGTGTTTTTGTTGGGGAGCTCTCCCTGGATGGTCTCTTGAAGGGCGTCCGGGGAGTCCTTTCCATCGCTATGGATTTGATTCACGACAAGGATTCCATTCTGGTAATCCCTAGGGAAAACGAACAGGAGGCATCCCTGGTGGAGGGCCTGCGTTATATCTGTGCGGACACGCTTAAGGAATGTATAGACATTTTAGAACAAAATAATGAAGAACTTGTTTGCCGGGCGAGGGGGCTTGACCGGCAGAAGTTTTCGTCGGGACTGGATGTTCCCGACTTCGAGAACGTGGTGGGCATGGAAGGGGTCAAGCGGGCCCTGGAAGTGGCCGCCGCAGGCGGGCACAATTTCCTTCTGGTGGGTTCGCCTGGCGCAGGGAAGACTCTTTGCGCCAGGTGTCTCCCGGGAATCTTGCCGGAAATGTGCGACGAAGAAATTCTGGAGACCACCCGCATTCATTCTTGCGCCAGGCGCTCCGGCGACATGGAGTCGTTTCGTCCGGTGCTTTTACGCCCCTTCCGCACGCCGCACCACAGCGCTTCCATGGTGGCGCTGGTGGGCGGCGGTGCGCGGCTCTTGCCCGGCGAGGCGAGCCTTGCCCACAACGGCGTGCTGTTTTTGGACGAACTTCCGGAATTCAACCGTAGCGTGCTGGAGGCTCTGCGGGAGCCTATGGAAGACGGTGAGATTTCGGTGAGCCGTGCCAGCGGAACGGTGGTGTGGCCTGCACGCTTTATGATGGGGGCTGCCATGAACCCTTGCCCCTGCGGGTATTCTATGGACCCGAAGAAGGTCTGCACCTGCCTGCCCGATGCCCGCAAGCGTTACCAGGAAAAAATATCTGGCCCGCTGCTGGACCGTATCGACATCCAGGTGAGCGTGCCGCCGGTAGAAACGTCCCAGTTTGCCTGCGGGTCAGGCGCCGAGACTTCGGCGGAAATCCGCCAGCGAGTGTGTGCCGCCCGGGAAATTCAACGCAGGCGTTTTGCCGGACTTTCGTTCCGTTGCAATGCCGCCATGAATTCCGAAGCGGCAAGACGTTTTGCCCAGATGGATGGGGCGACCGAAAAGTTCGCCGTCGCCTCTGCGGACAAGATGAACCTGAGCGCTCGGGGGTATTACCGCCTGCTGAAGGTGGCCCGCACCATTGCGGACCTGCGCCATTCGGAGCCCGTAGAAATTCCGGACCTGGCCGAAGCGCTACGGTACCGGGCGTTTAGGGGATGA
- a CDS encoding SpoVG family protein has protein sequence MANTNETKKTTEEKECSFDCLAVTKVEVFPFKEGAGMGHMKGLAQVVLNDQMVMRGLRVMDGEYGLFVSYPNDPFYKGDDYRNIYNPITRKLREHIENCVLEKYQAAVA, from the coding sequence ATGGCTAATACAAACGAAACGAAAAAGACAACAGAAGAAAAGGAATGTTCCTTTGATTGCCTGGCGGTAACCAAGGTGGAAGTGTTTCCTTTTAAGGAAGGTGCCGGCATGGGCCACATGAAGGGCCTTGCCCAGGTGGTGCTCAACGACCAGATGGTCATGCGTGGGCTTCGCGTGATGGACGGCGAATACGGCCTGTTCGTGAGCTACCCCAATGACCCGTTCTACAAGGGCGACGATTACCGCAATATTTACAACCCGATTACCCGCAAGCTTCGTGAACATATCGAGAATTGCGTGCTGGAAAAATACCAGGCCGCGGTGGCATAG
- the hisH gene encoding imidazole glycerol phosphate synthase subunit HisH, translating to MSVIVVDYNAGNLTSVMNALSRIGVDAKFSRDADEIARATRLVFPGVGAAASAMETLTRTGIGDAIKTVVKAGNPVLGICIGCQIILEKSEEDGGVKTLGLIPGRAVRFKDEPGLKIPHMGWNQVNFTQDHPIMAGIRNGSDFYYVHSYHPVVPAENAFAETTYGTQTFQGLIGKGNLVASQFHLEKSGDVGLKVLENFCNWNP from the coding sequence ATGAGTGTAATCGTCGTGGATTACAATGCCGGAAACCTGACTTCGGTAATGAATGCACTCTCCCGTATCGGGGTAGATGCAAAGTTCAGCCGGGATGCCGATGAAATTGCAAGGGCGACGCGCCTGGTGTTCCCGGGCGTAGGAGCCGCCGCGTCTGCCATGGAAACCCTGACCCGCACGGGTATCGGAGATGCCATCAAGACTGTGGTAAAAGCCGGGAACCCGGTGCTGGGAATTTGCATTGGCTGCCAAATCATTCTGGAAAAAAGCGAAGAAGACGGCGGCGTGAAGACCCTCGGTCTCATTCCGGGGCGTGCGGTGCGGTTCAAGGACGAACCGGGCCTGAAGATTCCTCACATGGGCTGGAACCAGGTGAACTTTACCCAGGATCACCCGATTATGGCAGGCATCCGGAACGGTTCGGACTTCTACTACGTGCATTCGTATCATCCGGTGGTGCCTGCGGAGAACGCCTTTGCTGAAACCACCTACGGCACTCAGACCTTCCAGGGACTTATCGGCAAAGGCAACCTGGTGGCCTCCCAGTTCCATCTGGAAAAGAGCGGCGACGTGGGCCTGAAAGTCCTGGAAAATTTCTGTAATTGGAACCCTTGA
- a CDS encoding 2-C-methyl-D-erythritol 2,4-cyclodiphosphate synthase codes for MEKVYRSGIGFDVHKLVEGRKCIIGGVDIPYEKGLLGHSDADVLLHAISDALLGAAGLGDIGTYFPDTDPAFKGADSLELLRKVGEEVRKAGFEIVNIDSIVMCERPKVNPHKDQMKANIARVLGLDIKQIGIKGTTTEKLGFTGRGEGIASQAIAMVYSLV; via the coding sequence ATGGAAAAAGTTTATCGCTCCGGAATCGGTTTTGATGTCCATAAACTGGTAGAAGGCCGCAAGTGCATTATCGGCGGGGTAGATATTCCCTACGAGAAAGGTCTCTTGGGTCACAGCGATGCCGACGTGCTGTTGCATGCCATCAGTGACGCTCTTTTGGGTGCTGCCGGTCTGGGCGACATCGGGACGTACTTCCCCGATACGGATCCGGCCTTCAAGGGAGCCGACAGTCTGGAACTGCTCCGCAAGGTGGGGGAAGAAGTCCGCAAGGCCGGTTTTGAAATCGTGAACATCGACAGTATTGTGATGTGCGAACGGCCCAAGGTGAACCCTCACAAGGACCAGATGAAGGCGAACATCGCCCGAGTGCTTGGCCTGGACATAAAACAGATTGGAATCAAGGGAACTACCACCGAAAAGCTGGGATTTACGGGTCGTGGCGAAGGTATTGCCAGCCAGGCAATAGCCATGGTTTACAGTTTGGTGTGA
- the pgk gene encoding phosphoglycerate kinase gives MAKLSIEDLELAGKRVFIRVDFNVPQDKVTGEITNTKRIEAALPTIQYALDHGAAVVLASHLGRPNGERNMKYTLAPVAKKLEELIKKPVKFLSDCVGPEVEAACAAIKPGEIILLENLRFHIEEEGKRKIKNADGTETKEKAGKEAVKAFRASLTKLADVYVNDAFGTAHRDHSSMTGVELPQRAAGFLMNKELKAFDQVLNNPPRPFLAILGGAKVADKIQLINNLLDKADKIIIGGGMAFTFKKVLNNIEIGSSLFDEEGAKLVPDLMAKAKAAGKEIILPVDYIAADKFAADAATKAVSDAEGIPAGWMGLDVGAESTKLFVNAIKSAKTIVWNGPAGVFEFEAFEKATKAMADAIVEATAAGAITVIGGGDTATAAKKYGADKKVTHTSTGGGASLELLEGKVLPGVAVLTDK, from the coding sequence ATGGCAAAGCTCTCTATCGAAGATCTCGAACTCGCCGGCAAGCGCGTGTTCATCCGTGTTGACTTCAACGTTCCGCAGGACAAGGTGACTGGCGAAATCACCAACACCAAGCGTATCGAAGCCGCTCTCCCGACCATCCAGTACGCTCTCGATCACGGTGCAGCCGTCGTGCTCGCTTCCCACCTGGGACGCCCGAATGGCGAAAGGAACATGAAGTACACCCTCGCTCCGGTTGCAAAGAAGCTCGAAGAACTCATCAAGAAGCCGGTGAAGTTCCTCTCCGACTGCGTGGGTCCGGAAGTCGAAGCCGCCTGCGCCGCTATCAAGCCGGGTGAAATCATCCTCCTCGAAAACCTCCGCTTCCACATCGAAGAAGAAGGCAAGCGCAAGATCAAGAACGCCGATGGCACCGAAACTAAGGAAAAGGCCGGCAAGGAAGCCGTGAAGGCCTTCCGCGCAAGCCTCACCAAGCTCGCTGACGTCTACGTGAACGACGCTTTCGGTACCGCTCACCGCGACCACTCCTCTATGACTGGTGTTGAACTTCCGCAGCGCGCTGCCGGTTTCCTCATGAACAAGGAACTCAAGGCGTTCGACCAGGTGCTCAACAATCCTCCGCGTCCGTTCCTCGCCATCCTCGGCGGTGCAAAGGTCGCCGACAAGATCCAACTCATCAACAACCTCCTCGACAAGGCCGACAAGATCATCATCGGCGGTGGCATGGCTTTCACCTTCAAGAAGGTTCTGAACAACATCGAAATCGGTTCTTCTTTGTTTGACGAAGAAGGCGCCAAGCTGGTTCCGGATCTGATGGCCAAGGCCAAGGCTGCAGGCAAGGAAATCATCCTCCCGGTCGACTACATCGCTGCAGACAAGTTCGCTGCCGACGCTGCCACGAAGGCTGTCTCTGACGCCGAAGGCATTCCGGCTGGCTGGATGGGCCTCGATGTGGGTGCCGAGTCCACCAAGCTCTTCGTGAACGCTATCAAGTCCGCAAAGACCATCGTTTGGAACGGTCCTGCAGGCGTGTTCGAATTCGAAGCCTTCGAAAAGGCCACCAAGGCTATGGCTGACGCTATCGTCGAAGCTACCGCTGCTGGCGCAATCACCGTGATCGGTGGTGGCGATACCGCTACGGCTGCCAAGAAGTACGGCGCCGACAAGAAGGTGACCCACACCTCTACGGGTGGTGGCGCATCCCTCGAACTCTTGGAAGGTAAAGTCCTCCCCGGTGTTGCAGTGCTTACTGACAAGTAA